One genomic segment of Streptomyces showdoensis includes these proteins:
- a CDS encoding FadD3 family acyl-CoA ligase has translation MRGAQTIAGLADWAAGRYGDEEALVFGGERWTFAGLRERVDRVARAVIAQGVRPGDAVAVWAPNSARWVVAALGAVAAGAVLVPVNTRYKAAEAADTLRRSRARLLFTEHDFLGTDYRALLAASGEELPLLERTVTLHSGEWPRFLAGGERVSGEERLARTAAVRPGDTADVLFTSGTSGRPKGVAATHGQNLRVYDAWARTVTLRRGDRYLLVNPFFHTFGYKAGVLACLLRGATIVPERVFDAAAVLGRMQDERISVLTGAPTVFTSLIRHPGREAFDLASMRMAVTGAANIPTALIEEIRTELGARSVSTAYGLTESTGVVAICPPHESSRTLARTSGTALEGTELRVDAPPGEPGEILTRGHHVMHGYLDDPEATARAVDADGWLHTGDVGVLDGRGFLRITDRLKDMLVVGGFNVYPAEVEQVLRGHPAVLDVAVVGAPDARLGEVGVAYCVPAAGARIDAAELTAYTRERLANFKVPRAFHPVPGLPHNAAGKVDKNALRRTAGNTTTL, from the coding sequence ATGAGGGGCGCGCAGACCATCGCCGGGCTCGCGGACTGGGCCGCCGGGAGGTACGGGGACGAGGAGGCACTCGTCTTCGGCGGCGAGCGGTGGACGTTCGCCGGGCTGCGGGAGCGGGTCGACCGCGTGGCCCGCGCGGTGATCGCCCAGGGGGTGCGGCCGGGTGACGCGGTCGCCGTGTGGGCGCCCAACAGCGCCCGCTGGGTGGTCGCGGCGCTCGGGGCGGTGGCGGCGGGCGCTGTGCTGGTGCCGGTGAACACCCGCTACAAGGCCGCCGAGGCCGCGGACACCCTGCGCCGGTCCCGGGCCCGGCTGCTGTTCACCGAGCACGACTTCCTGGGCACGGACTACCGGGCGCTGCTCGCGGCCTCGGGCGAGGAACTCCCGCTCCTGGAACGGACGGTGACCCTGCACTCCGGGGAGTGGCCGCGGTTCCTCGCGGGCGGGGAGCGGGTGAGCGGGGAGGAGCGGCTGGCCCGGACGGCGGCCGTCCGCCCCGGGGACACCGCCGACGTGCTCTTCACCTCCGGCACCTCCGGCCGTCCCAAGGGCGTGGCCGCGACCCACGGGCAGAACCTGCGGGTCTACGACGCCTGGGCCCGTACGGTCACCCTCCGGCGCGGCGACCGGTACCTCCTCGTCAACCCCTTCTTCCACACCTTCGGCTACAAGGCCGGCGTCCTCGCCTGTCTGCTGCGCGGGGCGACGATCGTGCCGGAGCGGGTGTTCGACGCGGCGGCCGTCCTCGGGCGGATGCAGGACGAGCGGATCTCCGTCCTGACCGGTGCGCCGACCGTGTTCACCTCGCTGATCCGTCACCCCGGGCGCGAGGCGTTCGACCTCGCCTCGATGCGGATGGCGGTCACGGGCGCGGCGAACATCCCGACCGCGCTGATCGAGGAGATCAGGACGGAGCTGGGGGCGCGGAGCGTCAGCACCGCGTACGGACTGACCGAGTCGACGGGCGTGGTCGCGATCTGCCCGCCGCACGAGTCGTCCCGGACGCTGGCGCGGACCTCCGGGACCGCGCTGGAGGGAACGGAGCTGCGGGTCGACGCGCCGCCCGGGGAGCCCGGGGAGATCCTGACCCGCGGGCATCACGTGATGCACGGCTATCTCGACGACCCCGAGGCCACCGCCCGGGCCGTCGACGCGGACGGCTGGCTGCACACGGGGGACGTGGGCGTCCTCGACGGGCGCGGTTTCCTCCGGATCACCGACCGGCTCAAGGACATGCTCGTGGTGGGGGGCTTCAACGTGTACCCGGCCGAGGTGGAGCAGGTGCTCCGCGGCCACCCGGCCGTCCTGGACGTGGCCGTCGTGGGCGCCCCCGACGCGCGGCTCGGAGAGGTCGGCGTCGCCTACTGCGTACCGGCCGCCGGGGCCCGGATCGACGCGGCGGAGCTGACCGCCTACACCCGTGAGCGGCTCGCCAACTTCAAGGTCCCGCGGGCCTTCCACCCGGTGCCGGGGCTGCCGCACAACGCGGCGGGCAAGGTCGACAAGAACGCGCTGCGGCGGACGGCGGGGAACACCACCACCCTGTGA
- a CDS encoding flavin-containing monooxygenase encodes MNDSITESGAVEGVDAVDVVVVGAGVTGLYAVHRLRGLGHRVRGFERGSDVGGVWYWNRYPGARCDVESVDYSYSFDEELQQEWDWSEKYATQPEIVRYLRHVADRFDLRRSYTFSTSVLSAELDEETLRWTVRTDGGEVVSARFCVFATGCLSSTHVPELPGAGDFAGATYHTGAWPHEGVDFGGLRVGVIGTGSSGIQAIPPIAEQAAHLTVFQRSANFSIPAGNRPLDEGTRRRQKEGYAERRRLSRLSGGGSPHQAHPSATFDVSDEERRAAFEERWELGGVLYSKTFPDQLTDRKANDAARAFWEEKVRALVEDPAVADLLVPTDHPIGTKRIVTDSDYYATFNRADVRLVNLRENAVERIERDGIRLADGTLVELDALVFATGFDAMTGAIDRVDVRGRGGRRLKDVWSAGPRTYLGLGVDGFPNLFSLTGAGSPSVMANVVLCAEQHVDWLGDCLGHLDAHGYRAIEASAEAVDGWVAECRDRAAATLFMEADSWYLGANIPGKPRVFMPFIGGFGVYGEIIAEVAASGYEGFTLIRD; translated from the coding sequence GTGAACGACAGCATCACCGAGTCCGGCGCCGTCGAGGGAGTCGACGCGGTCGACGTCGTGGTCGTCGGGGCGGGCGTCACCGGGCTGTACGCCGTGCACAGGCTGCGCGGGCTCGGCCACCGCGTGCGCGGCTTCGAACGGGGCTCCGACGTGGGCGGAGTCTGGTACTGGAACCGCTATCCGGGCGCCCGCTGCGACGTGGAGTCCGTGGACTACTCGTACTCCTTCGACGAGGAGCTCCAGCAGGAGTGGGACTGGAGCGAGAAGTACGCCACCCAGCCGGAGATCGTCCGCTATCTGCGGCACGTCGCCGACCGCTTCGACCTGCGCCGCAGCTACACCTTCTCGACCTCGGTGCTCTCGGCCGAACTGGACGAGGAGACGCTGCGCTGGACGGTCCGCACGGACGGCGGCGAGGTGGTGTCGGCCCGGTTCTGCGTGTTCGCCACCGGCTGCCTGTCCAGCACGCACGTGCCGGAGCTCCCGGGGGCCGGGGACTTCGCGGGGGCCACGTACCACACCGGCGCCTGGCCGCACGAGGGCGTGGACTTCGGCGGGCTGCGCGTCGGGGTGATCGGCACCGGCTCCTCGGGCATCCAGGCGATCCCGCCGATCGCCGAGCAGGCGGCGCACCTCACCGTCTTCCAGCGCAGCGCCAACTTCAGCATCCCGGCGGGCAACCGGCCCCTGGACGAGGGGACGCGCCGCCGGCAGAAGGAGGGGTACGCCGAGCGGCGGCGGCTGTCCCGGCTCAGTGGCGGAGGCTCGCCGCACCAGGCGCACCCGTCGGCCACCTTCGACGTGTCCGACGAGGAGCGGCGGGCGGCGTTCGAGGAGCGCTGGGAGCTCGGCGGCGTCCTGTACTCCAAGACCTTCCCGGACCAGCTGACCGACCGGAAGGCGAACGACGCGGCGCGCGCGTTCTGGGAGGAGAAGGTCCGCGCCCTCGTCGAGGACCCGGCCGTCGCCGACCTGCTGGTCCCCACCGATCACCCGATAGGCACCAAGCGGATCGTCACCGACTCGGACTACTACGCGACGTTCAACCGCGCGGACGTGCGTCTGGTGAACCTGCGGGAGAACGCCGTCGAGCGGATCGAGCGCGACGGGATCAGGCTGGCGGACGGGACCCTGGTCGAGCTGGACGCGCTCGTGTTCGCGACCGGGTTCGACGCGATGACCGGTGCGATCGACCGGGTGGACGTCCGGGGGCGGGGCGGCCGGCGGCTGAAGGACGTCTGGAGCGCCGGTCCCCGCACCTATCTGGGCCTGGGCGTCGACGGCTTCCCGAACCTGTTCAGCCTGACCGGAGCCGGCAGCCCGTCCGTGATGGCCAACGTCGTGCTCTGCGCCGAGCAGCACGTCGACTGGCTGGGCGACTGCCTGGGCCATCTGGACGCGCACGGCTACCGCGCGATCGAGGCGAGCGCGGAGGCCGTGGACGGGTGGGTGGCGGAGTGCCGCGACCGCGCGGCGGCGACCCTGTTCATGGAGGCCGACTCCTGGTACCTGGGGGCCAACATCCCGGGGAAGCCGCGGGTGTTCATGCCGTTCATCGGCGGCTTCGGGGTGTACGGGGAGATCATCGCGGAGGTCGCGGCCTCGGGATACGAGGGGTTCACGCTGATACGGGACTGA
- a CDS encoding alpha/beta hydrolase encodes MNRPDPDVQAVIDLATAGFPPLATEMTHIADVRAFFAARPRPAAPPPPVARVADEDADGVPVRVYDPGTDEAAPVIVFCHGGGFVLCDLDSHDGLCRALALATEAVVVSVDYRRAPEHPFPAAPEDAYTALRWAAAAFPGRRIAVAGDSAGANLATVLTLLSRDRGGPEIACQALYYPMLDPTRSRASHRENAQGYFLTADHLRWYWDAYLPDPADRGSPYAAPLAGADLSGLPPAQLVTAGFDPLRDDGLAYAVALTAAGVPVRTHHHAGMFHGFLSMAGALPAAAEARAAAFAALREALAAP; translated from the coding sequence GTGAACCGACCCGACCCCGACGTCCAGGCGGTCATCGACCTGGCGACCGCGGGCTTCCCCCCACTGGCCACCGAGATGACGCACATCGCCGACGTGCGCGCCTTCTTCGCCGCCCGCCCCCGCCCGGCGGCCCCGCCCCCGCCCGTCGCCCGCGTCGCCGACGAGGACGCCGACGGCGTGCCGGTCCGCGTCTACGACCCGGGCACCGACGAGGCCGCCCCCGTGATCGTGTTCTGCCACGGGGGCGGCTTCGTCCTCTGCGACCTCGACAGCCACGACGGGCTCTGCCGCGCGCTCGCCCTCGCCACGGAGGCGGTCGTCGTCTCCGTCGACTACCGGCGCGCCCCCGAGCACCCGTTCCCCGCCGCCCCCGAGGACGCCTACACGGCCCTCCGCTGGGCGGCGGCGGCCTTCCCGGGCCGCCGGATCGCGGTCGCCGGCGACAGCGCGGGCGCCAACCTCGCCACCGTGCTCACCCTGCTCTCCCGCGACCGCGGCGGCCCCGAGATCGCCTGCCAGGCGCTCTACTACCCGATGCTCGACCCCACCCGCTCCCGCGCCTCGCACCGCGAGAACGCCCAGGGCTACTTCCTCACCGCGGACCACCTGCGCTGGTACTGGGACGCCTACCTGCCGGACCCGGCGGACCGCGGCAGCCCCTACGCGGCCCCGCTGGCGGGCGCCGACCTGTCCGGGCTCCCGCCGGCCCAGCTCGTCACGGCCGGCTTCGACCCGCTGCGCGACGACGGCCTGGCGTACGCGGTGGCCCTCACCGCGGCCGGCGTTCCGGTACGGACCCACCACCACGCCGGCATGTTCCACGGCTTCCTCTCCATGGCGGGCGCCCTGCCCGCGGCGGCCGAGGCCCGGGCGGCCGCCTTCGCCGCCCTGCGCGAGGCCCTCGCCGCCCCCTGA
- a CDS encoding glucose 1-dehydrogenase, with protein MPVDLTGKVALVTGAARGMGEAEARLFTALGAKVVLTDVLETEGAATAASLGPAARFVRHDVTDEGSWAAAVTAALDAFGRLDVLVNNAAIYSTAPITEEDPARLEAILRVNLMGPFLGIRAVAAAMRAGGGGSVVNISSQAGLQGIWGHGAYGAAKWGLRGLTKTAALELGPDGIRVNSVHPGAIATAMTAHLGTKEHPGAPLGRVGEPEEVARLVAFLASDESSYLSGAELAVDGGASAGRMPLLTPNGADT; from the coding sequence ATGCCCGTGGACCTGACCGGAAAGGTCGCGCTGGTCACCGGCGCGGCCCGTGGCATGGGCGAGGCCGAGGCCCGCCTGTTCACCGCCCTCGGGGCGAAGGTCGTCCTCACCGACGTCCTGGAGACGGAGGGGGCGGCGACGGCCGCCTCCCTCGGCCCCGCCGCCCGCTTCGTGCGCCACGACGTCACCGACGAGGGGTCCTGGGCGGCCGCCGTGACCGCCGCCCTGGACGCCTTCGGCCGGCTCGACGTCCTCGTCAACAACGCCGCGATCTACTCCACCGCGCCCATCACCGAGGAGGACCCGGCCCGCCTGGAGGCCATCCTCCGGGTCAACCTGATGGGCCCGTTCCTCGGCATCCGCGCCGTCGCCGCCGCGATGCGGGCGGGCGGCGGCGGGTCCGTCGTCAACATCTCCTCGCAGGCCGGCCTCCAGGGCATCTGGGGGCACGGCGCCTACGGAGCCGCCAAGTGGGGGCTGCGCGGCCTCACCAAAACGGCCGCACTGGAGCTCGGCCCGGACGGCATCCGGGTCAACTCCGTCCACCCGGGCGCCATCGCCACGGCGATGACCGCCCACCTGGGCACCAAGGAGCACCCCGGCGCCCCGCTCGGACGCGTGGGGGAACCCGAGGAGGTCGCCCGCCTCGTCGCCTTCCTCGCCTCGGACGAGTCCTCCTACCTCTCCGGAGCCGAACTCGCCGTGGACGGCGGCGCCTCGGCCGGCCGGATGCCCCTCCTCACCCCGAACGGAGCGGACACGTGA
- a CDS encoding FAD-dependent oxidoreductase has translation MNDTWDRTYDVVVVGSGAAGLAAAITARLRGLTALVVEKTEVYGGSTALSGGAIWVPGNFHLDAAGLGDTPEKAAAYLDATVGDRVPAARKEAYLTHGPRMVREFHDRTDVRFVHTPGYSDYYPERLGGCPEGRSIEPQVFDFRRLDAGTRATMRRAGLPTYGLTITSKDFRQLNMVGRTWSGRRTAVKVAARAVGARLRGRELLSLGEALIARMRHSLDTLGGDLWLSAPLTGLVEADGRVTGVRVARGGRELTVRATGGVVLASGGFSHDQRLREKHLPAPTSTAWSSAAEGQTGDALEPATALGAATDLMDRVWGAPSVVPPDGRPFFLVADRGIPGMVIVDAAGDRYANEAAPYHEFVDAMYADDRPGKAATVPSWLLLDTTSKSRYLFMGLFPGQPFPKPWLESGFVKKAATVEELAGRIGIAPARLRATVDRFNGFARAGRDEDFHRGDSVYDRYYGDPTLPNPNLAPLEKGPYYAIPVHPGDIGTKGGLVTDATARVLREDGTAIDGLYASGNVSAAVMGETYPGPGATIGPAMTFSWLAAGHIARTRSRPAGSASTPSTPA, from the coding sequence ATGAACGACACGTGGGACCGCACGTACGACGTGGTGGTCGTCGGCTCCGGCGCCGCCGGCCTGGCCGCGGCCATCACCGCCCGGCTGCGCGGACTGACCGCCCTGGTGGTGGAGAAGACCGAGGTCTACGGCGGCTCGACCGCCCTGTCCGGCGGCGCGATCTGGGTCCCCGGGAACTTCCACCTGGACGCCGCCGGACTCGGCGACACCCCCGAGAAGGCCGCCGCCTACCTGGACGCCACGGTCGGCGACCGGGTCCCCGCCGCGCGCAAGGAGGCCTACCTCACCCACGGACCGCGGATGGTGCGGGAGTTCCACGACCGGACCGACGTGCGGTTCGTCCACACCCCGGGCTACTCCGACTACTACCCCGAGCGGCTCGGCGGCTGTCCGGAGGGCCGCTCCATCGAACCGCAGGTCTTCGACTTCAGGAGGCTCGACGCCGGGACGCGGGCCACCATGCGCCGCGCCGGACTGCCCACCTACGGACTCACCATCACCTCCAAGGACTTCCGGCAGCTCAACATGGTCGGACGCACCTGGTCCGGCCGCCGGACCGCCGTCAAGGTCGCCGCCCGGGCCGTCGGGGCCCGCCTCCGGGGCCGGGAGCTCCTCTCCCTCGGCGAGGCGCTGATCGCCCGCATGCGGCACTCGCTCGACACGCTCGGCGGCGACCTGTGGCTCTCCGCCCCGCTGACCGGCCTCGTCGAGGCGGACGGGCGGGTCACCGGCGTCCGCGTCGCGCGGGGCGGCCGCGAGCTCACCGTCCGGGCGACCGGCGGCGTCGTCCTCGCCTCCGGCGGCTTCTCCCACGACCAGCGGCTCCGCGAGAAGCACCTGCCCGCGCCCACCTCCACCGCCTGGAGCTCCGCCGCCGAGGGCCAGACCGGCGACGCCCTGGAACCCGCCACGGCCCTCGGCGCCGCGACCGACCTGATGGACCGGGTCTGGGGCGCGCCCTCCGTCGTCCCCCCGGACGGGCGGCCGTTCTTCCTCGTCGCCGACCGCGGCATCCCCGGCATGGTCATCGTCGACGCCGCGGGCGACCGCTACGCCAACGAGGCCGCTCCCTACCACGAGTTCGTCGACGCCATGTACGCCGACGACCGGCCCGGGAAGGCCGCCACGGTGCCGTCCTGGCTGCTCCTCGACACCACCTCGAAGTCCCGCTACCTCTTCATGGGCCTGTTCCCGGGCCAGCCGTTCCCCAAGCCCTGGCTGGAGAGCGGCTTCGTCAAGAAGGCCGCGACCGTCGAGGAGCTGGCCGGCCGCATCGGCATCGCCCCGGCACGGCTCCGCGCCACCGTCGACCGCTTCAACGGCTTCGCCCGCGCCGGCCGCGACGAGGACTTCCACCGCGGCGACAGCGTCTACGACCGCTACTACGGCGACCCGACCCTGCCCAACCCGAACCTGGCACCACTGGAGAAGGGCCCGTACTACGCGATCCCCGTCCACCCCGGCGACATCGGCACCAAGGGCGGCCTGGTCACCGACGCCACCGCCCGGGTGCTCCGCGAGGACGGCACCGCCATCGACGGCCTGTACGCCTCCGGCAACGTCTCGGCCGCCGTGATGGGGGAGACCTACCCGGGCCCCGGCGCCACCATCGGCCCGGCCATGACCTTCAGCTGGCTCGCCGCCGGCCACATCGCCCGCACCCGCTCGCGGCCGGCCGGATCCGCGTCGACTCCTTCCACCCCGGCATGA
- a CDS encoding MaoC/PaaZ C-terminal domain-containing protein has translation MPIDVARATTAPPVRSEARWDERDVRLYHLALGAGVPETDPRELRYVHEGHERGLQVLPTFGVVAGGTGGVGFQVFDLPGVDIDLADVLHGGQEITVHRPLPAEARATAVTRVTDVHDKGAAAVIVQESTLLGEDGTPLITQRNQIFVRGAGGFGGDRGPSERLPAPERAPDLVLDLPTLRQQALLYRLTGDWNPLHADPAAARRAGHDRPILHGLCTFGMAVKAVTDRLLGADASAVTGCRTRFAGVFHPGETLRLRVWDTSDGYRLTATAADRDDAPVLTDALITARRPGGRDGRGVVPAAGPPVTTRRTR, from the coding sequence ATGCCCATCGACGTGGCGAGGGCGACCACCGCGCCGCCGGTGCGCAGCGAGGCCCGGTGGGACGAGCGGGACGTGCGGCTCTACCACCTGGCACTCGGCGCGGGCGTCCCCGAGACCGACCCCCGCGAACTGCGGTACGTCCACGAGGGACACGAGCGGGGCCTCCAGGTCCTCCCCACCTTCGGAGTCGTCGCGGGCGGCACCGGCGGCGTCGGCTTCCAGGTCTTCGACCTGCCGGGCGTCGACATCGACCTGGCGGACGTGCTGCACGGCGGCCAGGAGATCACCGTGCACCGCCCGCTCCCCGCCGAGGCCCGCGCGACCGCGGTCACCCGGGTCACGGACGTCCACGACAAGGGCGCCGCCGCCGTCATCGTCCAGGAGTCCACCCTCCTCGGCGAGGACGGCACCCCGCTGATCACCCAGCGCAACCAGATCTTCGTCCGCGGGGCGGGAGGCTTCGGCGGGGACCGCGGACCCTCCGAGCGCCTCCCCGCACCCGAGCGGGCACCCGACCTGGTGCTCGACCTGCCGACGCTCCGACAGCAGGCCCTGCTCTACCGCCTCACCGGCGACTGGAACCCCCTCCACGCGGACCCCGCCGCCGCCCGCCGCGCGGGCCACGACCGGCCCATCCTGCACGGACTCTGCACCTTCGGCATGGCGGTCAAGGCGGTCACCGACCGACTGCTCGGCGCCGACGCGAGCGCGGTCACCGGCTGCCGCACCCGCTTCGCCGGGGTGTTCCACCCCGGCGAGACCCTGCGGCTGCGCGTCTGGGACACCTCGGACGGCTACCGGCTCACCGCCACGGCCGCGGACCGCGACGACGCGCCGGTCCTCACCGACGCCCTGATCACCGCCCGCCGACCCGGCGGCCGGGACGGACGAGGGGTCGTCCCGGCCGCCGGCCCACCCGTTACGACCAGGAGAACGCGATGA
- a CDS encoding flavin reductase family protein — MERLIAPSEFRDVLGRFASGITVVATLDADGAGPVGFACQSFASLSLDPPLVMLAVGKHSTSWPRIERAGRFCVNILAEDQQATCAALGRSGPDKFAGVPWRVGEHGTVRVDGALAYVECALHAVYEAGDHHLVTAQVVALDAGEDGRPLLFFRSRYAVGAF; from the coding sequence GTGGAACGGCTGATCGCCCCCTCCGAGTTCAGGGACGTCCTCGGACGCTTCGCCAGCGGCATCACGGTGGTGGCGACCCTCGACGCCGACGGCGCGGGCCCCGTCGGCTTCGCCTGCCAGTCCTTCGCCTCGCTGTCCCTGGACCCCCCGCTGGTCATGCTCGCCGTCGGCAAGCACTCCACCAGCTGGCCCCGGATCGAGCGCGCGGGCCGCTTCTGCGTCAACATCCTCGCCGAGGACCAGCAGGCCACCTGCGCCGCGCTCGGCCGCAGCGGACCCGACAAGTTCGCCGGGGTGCCCTGGCGCGTCGGCGAGCACGGGACCGTCCGCGTCGACGGCGCCCTGGCCTACGTGGAGTGCGCACTGCACGCCGTGTACGAGGCCGGGGACCACCACCTGGTGACCGCGCAGGTGGTGGCGCTCGACGCCGGCGAGGACGGCCGGCCGCTGCTGTTCTTCCGCAGCCGCTACGCCGTGGGCGCGTTCTGA